One genomic window of Pempheris klunzingeri isolate RE-2024b chromosome 12, fPemKlu1.hap1, whole genome shotgun sequence includes the following:
- the LOC139210566 gene encoding pleckstrin homology domain-containing family A member 1-like isoform X4 translates to MPYVDRQNRICGFLDIEENESSGKFLRRYFILDTQQGSLVWFMDNPQNLPIGADCVGSLKLTYISKVSDATKLRPKAEFCFVINAGMRKFFLQANDQQDLVDWVNALNKATKITVPKLSDGQQNAENQKTLPDVVGPKKQVSYKTEIIGGVPIVTQTQHDGGDGADRAEREAMHRSHSQLPYFLGRPTQEHTVIKSGYCVKQGAVMRNWKRRYFLLEENSMSYFKSDLEKEPLRMIPLKEVHKVQECKQSDIMMRDNLFEVVTTSRTFYIQADSPEEMHSWIKAVSGAIVAQRGPGRSAATRLKSDNEKL, encoded by the exons ATGCCTTACGTGGACCGACAGAACCGCATCTGTGGCTTCCTGGACATCGAGGAGAACGAGAGCAGTGGCAAGTTCCTGCGTCGTTACTTCATACTGGACACACAGCAGGGAAGCCTGGTGTGGTTCATGGACAACCCACAG AACCTACCCATCGGTGCAGACTGTGTTGGCTCCCTCAAGCTCACCTACATCTCTAAG GTCAGCGATGCCACTAAGCTGAGGCCAAAGGCAGAATTCTGCTTTG TCATCAATGCCGGGATGAGAAAATTCTTCCTGCAGGCCAATGACCAGCAAGACCTTGTGGACTGGGTCAACGCTCTCAATAAAGCCACCAAGATCAct GTGCCAAAGTTGTCTGACGGGCAGCAGAATGCAGAGAACCAGAAGACTTTGCCTGATGTCGTAGGGCCCAAGAAACAAGTCTCCTATAAGACTGAGATCATTGGAGGAGTCCCCATCGTCACCCAGACACAG CATGACGGAGGCGATGGTGCAGACAGAGCGGAGCGTGAGGCCATGCATCGTTCGCACAGCCAGCTGCCGTACTTCCTGGGCAGGCCGACTCAGGAGCACACCGTCATCAAGTCAGGCTACTGCGTCAAGCAGGGAGCTGTG ATGAGGAATTGGAAACGACGATATTTCCTCCTGGAAGAAAACTCAATGAGTTACTTCAAGTCAGATTTG GAGAAAGAGCCTCTGAGAATGATCCCACTGAAGGAAGTTCACAAAGTGCAGGAGTGCAAACAGAG TGACATAATGATGAGAGATAATCTGTTTGAGGTCGTCACCACATCGAGGACGTTTTACATACAG GCGGACAGCCCAGAGGAGATGCACAGCTGGATCAAGGCTGTCTCAGGGGCCATTGTGGCCCAGCGGGGGCCTGGAAGGTCTGCTGCCACA
- the LOC139210566 gene encoding pleckstrin homology domain-containing family A member 1-like isoform X3 produces MPYVDRQNRICGFLDIEENESSGKFLRRYFILDTQQGSLVWFMDNPQNLPIGADCVGSLKLTYISKVSDATKLRPKAEFCFVINAGMRKFFLQANDQQDLVDWVNALNKATKITVPKLSDGQQNAENQKTLPDVVGPKKQVSYKTEIIGGVPIVTQTQHDGGDGADRAEREAMHRSHSQLPYFLGRPTQEHTVIKSGYCVKQGAVMRNWKRRYFLLEENSMSYFKSDLEKEPLRMIPLKEVHKVQECKQSDIMMRDNLFEVVTTSRTFYIQADSPEEMHSWIKAVSGAIVAQRGPGRSAATMRQARRLSNPCIQRYTSRIGECSSTD; encoded by the exons ATGCCTTACGTGGACCGACAGAACCGCATCTGTGGCTTCCTGGACATCGAGGAGAACGAGAGCAGTGGCAAGTTCCTGCGTCGTTACTTCATACTGGACACACAGCAGGGAAGCCTGGTGTGGTTCATGGACAACCCACAG AACCTACCCATCGGTGCAGACTGTGTTGGCTCCCTCAAGCTCACCTACATCTCTAAG GTCAGCGATGCCACTAAGCTGAGGCCAAAGGCAGAATTCTGCTTTG TCATCAATGCCGGGATGAGAAAATTCTTCCTGCAGGCCAATGACCAGCAAGACCTTGTGGACTGGGTCAACGCTCTCAATAAAGCCACCAAGATCAct GTGCCAAAGTTGTCTGACGGGCAGCAGAATGCAGAGAACCAGAAGACTTTGCCTGATGTCGTAGGGCCCAAGAAACAAGTCTCCTATAAGACTGAGATCATTGGAGGAGTCCCCATCGTCACCCAGACACAG CATGACGGAGGCGATGGTGCAGACAGAGCGGAGCGTGAGGCCATGCATCGTTCGCACAGCCAGCTGCCGTACTTCCTGGGCAGGCCGACTCAGGAGCACACCGTCATCAAGTCAGGCTACTGCGTCAAGCAGGGAGCTGTG ATGAGGAATTGGAAACGACGATATTTCCTCCTGGAAGAAAACTCAATGAGTTACTTCAAGTCAGATTTG GAGAAAGAGCCTCTGAGAATGATCCCACTGAAGGAAGTTCACAAAGTGCAGGAGTGCAAACAGAG TGACATAATGATGAGAGATAATCTGTTTGAGGTCGTCACCACATCGAGGACGTTTTACATACAG GCGGACAGCCCAGAGGAGATGCACAGCTGGATCAAGGCTGTCTCAGGGGCCATTGTGGCCCAGCGGGGGCCTGGAAGGTCTGCTGCCACA ATGCGGCAGGCCAGACGGCTGTCGAACCCCTGTATACAGAGGTATACGTCTCGAATCGGGGAGTGCAGCAGCAC